AACACCTTGATAAAATAGATGTTAGCGGGCGCTTCCCCTCTCTTGTGGCAAGAGAGGGGGCAGGGGGTGAGTTAGGGTGGAGAAAAGGGGTAACAATCAAATCTTAAACAATCCATATGCCGGTAAATGCCCTGTTTACAGGATATTTCGAACTTTTATAACAATTTTAACCGGACACTATTGAGTCTATTGTATCTCTTTGTGTCTTCGTGTCTTCGTGGTTGAATAATTTTCAGGATTATCCGGGATAAAAGGTTCAATTCCTGTTCATTAAATCACACTCAACCACAAACCATTACCGATTCATTTCCCCGGCTTTTCCTTCCTGAATCCACGGTTTCCCGTTTCGCAGTAATATGCCGCTGTGATGATGCCGGTCGGAACGCCGAGTTCCCCTTTCCTGAGACGGTCGGAAAGGTACCCGTACAGGATATCCCCGACACCGGGTTCGAAATATGAGAAATGGAGCCAGCGTCCCGCCTGATCGGCATAGGTAGCGTTGTAGCCGCCTGAACCGTCGATACGGGAGCTGATCGAGTCCCCGGCGGCAATAACGCGGATGACCGTATGAGCGAACCGCTTCATGTCGCCCTTTGTGAACACGATTCCGGCGCGGCAGCACTGGAAGGCGAAATCGGCATTGATCGAGGCATGGGAAACATCCTCCGAGCCCTCGCATGAACCATCGGGGTAGACACGGTACGACCAGTCGTACGCATCCTTTTCACTGTCGAGCCTGAGGCGGTTTTTTAAATAATTGGCAAGCGCCGATGCCCTGTCGCGGTAATACCGGTCTCCGGTGGCGAGCCAGAGCGCGACACAGGTGCGTCCCATGGCATTCATCTGGTTGAGCGGAAGGATAGCGCCGTTTATTCCGGTGTAATATCCTTCTCCCGCCGAGGGCCCATCGACAAATTCGCAATCGAAACAGGAGACCGTTTCCCTCACTCTGCTCAGGATCATCCGGGCACGGTCGCCGAACTGCATTTCGAGGGATGGCTCCCTGCGGACGAGATACACGAAGCGAGCCAGAGGAAACGTCACCATTCCGGCATGAACGAGCCACGCATACTGTTTCCCGTTCGTATATCGATTCGAACTCCATGCCGGAATGACACGGCCGCGGTAGTCGTCATGGATATCCGTAAAGTCATCCCGTATGGCAAACATGTTGGTGGCGTGTTCACAGAGACGGCTGAGAAAGAGGGTGTCGCCCGTGGCTTCGTATGCCGAGACAAATCCCATGAGGATATAGCTTTCACCCCATGCGAGCTCGGATCCTGTCGGGCCTCTGCTGTCGCCTTCCGGCGGCATCGTGGTGAAAATATCGTAGAGCTGCTTGCGCATTTCCTGTGTGCGCTGCCCGTTTTCCTTGCCGCCGCTTGCAGAAAGAACACCAAATCCAAGCACCATGAAGATAAACAATACTATAAATCCTGCCCTGGTTTTCACCGTGAACTCCATCCCCCAAAAACGTGAAAAGAATCGACGTACTGACCGGATAATTAAGGAAGGCAATGAAAAGGTACCCATTTCGCACGCCCGCCGATATTAGTACAGACATGAGCTGTCGGATATTTGTGTAATATAATGAAAAACAGGCACGGTTTTTCAACAGAAACGTTCAAATTCATGACAAAAAGGAAAAATGTACTTGACAATGAGGCGGGATTTTATTAATTTGTTACAAAAATAACAATGTGAATTATATCACGACTTAAAATGACACAAATGCGCTTCTCACTGGCTCTCTTATCGTAAAAGCGAGGTCCGTTACCGTGAACAATGATATGAAACCGATTTTCGCAAAATTCCCCAATGCTCAGCGCGATGATCTTATACCCATTCTTCAGGAAGTCCAGGAAAAAAAAGGATTTCTGTCCCGCGAGGATGTCGTCAGCATTGGCAAGTACCTTAAATTGCCCGCCAGCAAGATTTATGGCGTGGCGACTTTTTACAACCAGTTCCGCTTTCAGCCCCGCGGTCAGTACAACATCCAGCTGTGCCGCGGAACCGCCTGTCATGTCAAGGGATCTGAAAAGGTGCTCGATGCCGTGAAACGCGAGCTCAATATCGCGCCGGGTGAAACGACGAGGGACGGTGTGTTCAGCCTGGAGGTGGTTGCCTGTATCGGCGCGTGCGGTCTGTCCCCGGTTATCAGCATCAATGGTGAATTCTATGCCGGTGTCACTCAGGACAAGGTCAAGGTAATCATCGACTCATACCGGGGAAAGGCCGAAGAACATGACTCAGAAAACTGACATATGGAAAACATGTGAGAGCTGCTGGGAAACAACCGGGATACCCTGCCCCGATGTTATCGGGCTCTTTTTGGAAAACCGTGAAGGAAAAACGGGCGCAGCTCAGGACGAGCTGGCGCTTCTGCGTCGTGAAAAAGTGAATAAACCGGTCATATTCATCGGCACCGGGACATGCGGCCTTGGAGCCGGAGCGGGAAAAACCCTTGCGCGCATTCGGAATTATCTGAGCGAACATGCGCTCGAAGCGGACATAATCGAGGTCGGCTGCATCGGGCTGTGCGTCGAGGAACCCCTCGTCGATATTCAGCTTCCGGGACGGACACGGGTATCGTTCAGCAAAGTGACCGAAGATAAGGTGAACAGTCTCCTGGACGGTGTATTCAGCGGTGCCGTCGAAAAGGAAACCGTTCTGGGCCAGTTCAGGCAGGATGGCCTGAAACCATGGCCCGATATACCCTGTATCGACGAGCACCCGTTTTTCGCGCCCCAGACACGGTGGGTGCTTGCCAACTGCGGTATAATCGATCCGGTAAGTATCGACGAATACATCGCGCACGGCGGTTATAAGGCTTTTGCGCAGTCTATCAACGGCATGACACCGGACGAGGTCTGCGAAACGGTCATAAAAAGCGGTCTCAGAGGACGCGGCGGCGGCGGATTTCCCACGGGGAAAAAGTGGAGCCTTACCCTCAAGACGCCGGGAGACCAGAAGTACTTCATTTGTAACGCGGACGAGGGAGATCCCGGCGCGTTCATGGACAGGGCTGTCATCGAGGGCGATCCCTTCAGGGTTCTCGAAGGGCTCAGCATCGCCGCGTACGCTATCGGGGCGACGAAAGCATACATTTACACGCGCGCCGAGTATCCCCTTGCCATACAGCGGCTCAGGCAGGCTATCGAGCAGGCGATCAAGTACGGCCTGCTCGGGTACAACATACTCGACAGCGGATTCAACCTTGAAATCAAGATAAAAATGGGCGCCGGTGCGTTCGTCTGCGGCGAGGAAACCGCGCTCATAAACAGCATCGAGGGCAAGCGCGGAATGCCGAGGCCGAGGCCTCCTTATCCTTCCGTTCGCGGTCTTTTCGACTGTCCCACAGCCATCAATAATGTCGAGACTCTCGCCAATGTGCCGCCGATCATAGCAAATGGGGCCGACTGGTTCGGTTCTATCGGCACAAAGACCAGCAAGGGAACAAAAGTTTTCGCTCTTTCGGGCAAAATCACCCGCACAGGGCTCGTCGAGGTTGCCATGGGAACGACACTCCGACGGATCATTTTCGAAATCGGCGGTGGTATTCCCGGCGGCAAAAAATACAAAGCAGTGCAGATCGGCGGGCCATCGGGCGGCTGCATCCCCGAACAGCACCTCGATGTGGAGATCGATTACGAATCGCTGAAGGCTGTCGGCGCGATGATGGGTTCGGGCGGCATGGTGGTCATGGACGAGGACACCTGCATGGTGGATATCGCGAAGTTTTTCATGGACTTCATCCAGCGCGAAAGCTGCGGCAAATGCATCCCCTGCCGTGAGGGCACAAAGCGGATGCTCGAAACGCTCAGGAGCATCACCCGGGGACGGGGCACCGAAAAGGGCATCGATTCTCTGGACCGTTTCCGCGGCATCATGCAGCTGAACCGTCTCGCCGAGGTTATCAGGGACACGAGCCTCTGCGGACTCGGCCAGTCGGCTCCCAACCCTGTGCTCAGCACACTACGGTGGTTCCGGGATGAATACGAGGCCCATGTCTTTGAACGCCGCTGTCCAGCCGGCGCCTGTGTCGAGCTGCTCACGTACCGTATCGATCCCGAAGCGTGCCGGGGCTGTACCCTGTGTCTCAAAAAGTGCCCGAGCGGCGCCATAATGGGCGCGCCGAAAAGCCCGCATTACATCATTCCCGATAAATGTATCGGGTGCGGAACATGCGCCCAGGTTTGCCGTTTCAATGCTGTTAAAGTCGAGTAATTCAACAATAAGGATAGAATCATGGTAAAAATCGAGGTCAACAACAAGGTCATCGAGGCGGAAGACGGTGAAACGATCCTGACCGCCATTCGCCGTGCAGGCATACGTGTTCCGACACTGTGCCACATGGAAAATCTGTTCCCGTCGGGCGCATGCCGTATGTGCGTGGTGGAAGTCGAGGGACAGCGTAATCTCGTGCCGAGCTGCGCTTTCCCCGTAGCCGAGGGCATGAAGATCAGGACGCACTCCCCGCGTGTGGTCAATGCCCGTAAAACCATCATCGAGCTCCTCCTTGCGGCTCATCCGGACGATTGCCTGTACTGTTCACGGAGCGGGAGCTGCGAGCTTCAGCAGCTTGCGGAGGAATTCGGTGTGTCCCAGCGCCGTTTTTCAGGCGAAAAGAACATATACCATATCGACACATCAAATCTTTCGATCATACGCGACCCCTCGAAGTGCATCCTCTGCGGCAGATGTGTCCGGGTGTGCGAAGAAATTCAGGGCGTTTCGGCAATTGATTTCGCCGGGCGCGGAAACAAAACCACCGTCGAAACCGCGTTCAGGAGCGGCCTCAATGTGTCGAGCTGCATCAACTGCGGACAATGTATCGCTGTCTGCCCGACCGGCGCGCTCACCGAGCAATCCCATATAACCGCGGTACTCGATGCGCTCAACGATCCCGACAAATATGTCGTTGTCCAGCACGCTCCGAGCATTTCCGTCACCCTCGCCGAGGAATTCGGTCTTAAACCGGGAGCGGACATAAACGGAATCATGGTAACAGCGCTGAGGCAGCTCGGTTTCAACCGGGTTTTCGATACCTCGTTTTCCGCGGACCTTACCATCATGGAAGAAGCCTCGGAGCTGGTCAATCGTATCGCAACAGGCGGGAAACTCCCCATGATGACAAGCTGCTCGCCCGGATGGATCAAATATGTCGAGCAGTTCTATCCCGATTTTATCGATAATCTCTCGACCTGCAAGAGTCCCCAGCAGATGCTCGGCGCGCTCATCAAGCACTATTTCGCCGACCGTGAGGGAATTTCACCGGACAGCATTTTCAGTGTTTCGGTCATGCCCTGCACCGCGAAAAAATTCGAGGCGGCCCGTCCCGAGATGCTCCATGAAAGCATCCCCGATGTGGACGCCGTTCTTACAACCCGTGAACTGGCGAAAATCATCCGGATGAGGGGCATCGACCTGTTCAGTCTCGAACCCGATACCGCCGATACTCCGTTCGGAGTCCGAAGCACCGCGGGCAAACTCTTCGGCGCCACCGGCGGGGTCATGGAAGCGGCCCTGAGAACAGCATATTTCCTCCTCACGGGCAGCGAAATGTCCGATTACAAAATTCCCGACATCCGCGGATTGAAGGGGCGCAAAGAAATTCATCTTACCATCGGCGACCGCACGCTGGGGTTTGCGGTTGTGAACGGCCTCGCGAATGCGCGGCTGCTCCTCGAAGAAATCCGTGCGGGACGGAGCGACATTCATTTCATCGAGGTCATGACATGCCCCGGCGGCTGTATTTCGGGCGGCGGCCAGCCTCGCAGCACCGATTCAAAGGCGGTGCGGATGCGCATGCAGAAGCTCTATAACATCGACCGTGACGAGCGGATACATTTCTCGCACAGGAATCCCGATGTCCAGAAAATGTACGACGAATTTCTCGGGAAACCGCTCGGTGAAAAGAGCCACGACCTCCTGCATACTCACTACCACACCCGTCAGGAAGTGCTGCTGTAAAGAAAAACAGGGGTATACATTGCGAACGAAATCGTTTGTCACCACCATAAAAGAACGCTGCCGCGTCTGTTATACCTGCGTCCGTGAATGCCCGGCCAAGGCCATTCTCATCTCGGATGGCCAGGCGGAGATAATCAGCGAGCGCTGTATAAACTGCGGCAACTGTGTCAAGGTATGCAGCCAGGGAGCGAAACAGGTCATTAGCTCCATCGATGAAGTCTGGAAGCTGCTTACATCGGGCTCGGATACCGTGGCGTGCGTTGCTCCGAGCTTTCCTGCGGAGTTTGACAGAATCAGCCCGAAACAGCTTGTCGGGATGATCAGGAAGCTCGGTTTTTCCTATGTAACCGAGGTGGCATTCGGAGCCGATCTTGTCGCAGACCGCTATCGCAAGCTGCTTGCGGAAAACCACGGGAAACGGTACATTTCAACCACATGTCCTGCCCTGATACTGTATGTCGAAAAATATCATCCCGATCTCGTTAAATATCTCAGCCCGATTGTCTCCCCGATGGTGGCGATGGCGCGGGCGCTCAGAAGCACGTACTCGAAAGATATGAAAATTATTTTTATCGGTCCCTGCATTGCCAAAAAGATGGAGGCCGCAAGCATTCATCTGCATAATGAAATCGATGCCGTCCTCACCTTCAAGGAACTGCGGGAGATGTTTGCGGAGGCGAAAATAACATCGGACATGGTCAAACCGTTCGACTTCGACCCGCCCCATGCCAGTCTCGGTTCTCTTTTTTCGATCAGCAGGGGCCTGCTCCAGTCAGCACAGATTTCCGAAGACCTCGTCACCGGCAGGGTTGTGGCAACCGATGGCCGTCAGAACTTCGTTGACGCTATCAAAGAGTTCGGATCGGGCGACCTCAACGCGGAACTGCTGGAAGTTCTCTGCTGCCATGGCTGCATTTCGGGTCCCGGAATCAGTTCCCAGGCTCCCCTTTTCAGCCGCCGCTCGCAGGTCAGCAAATTTGTCCGCGACTATATCACCAAACGAGACCACCAGCAGTGGCTCGCCGAAATGGCCGGGTATTCCGACCTCGACCTGAGCAGGACATTTACCGCAAACGACCAGCGCATCCCTGTTCGCGACGAGGAGGAAATCAGCAAGATACTGGCAAAAATGGGTAAATATACCTTTCAGGACGAGTTGAACTGCGGCGCCTGCGGTTACGAGACATGCCGCGAACATGCGGTTGCAATATACAAGGGACTTGCCGAAATCGAGATGTGTCTGCCCTACACGATCGAAGAGCTCAGAACGACCATAAAGAAACTCGCCGTATCGAATGAACAGCTCGCCGATACACAGGAAGCGCTCATGCACTCTGAAAAGCTTGCGAGCATGGGCCAGCTCGCGGCCGGAGTCGCCCACGAAGTCAACAATCCGCTCGGGGTCGTTCTCATGTACGCCCATCTGCTCCGTGACGAAAACAATGAAAATCCGAAGCTCCGTGACGACCTCACCCTGATTGCGGAACAGGCCGACCGCTGCAAGAAGATCGTGGCAGGACTCCTCGGATTCGCCCGTGAGAACAAGGTTACACTCGAAGAGACGGATATCAACGATCTGGTCGAACGGAGCCTGATTACCGTTCCGACGCCGGAAAATATCACCATCCGGTTTCTCAGGGAAGTCGAGAATCCCATAACAGACCTCGACCGTGACCAGATAATCCAGGTTCTGACCAATGTCATCGGTAATGCCTATGCGGCGATGCCCGATGGCGGCGAGCTCACGATAACAACTCGGGGTTCCGAAACCTCGGTGGAATTTATCATTTCGGATACCGGTATCGGCATTCCGAAAGAAAACCTGAGCAAAATCTACGAACCGTTCTTTACGACAAAACAGCTCGGGAAAGGCACAGGGCTCGGACTGGCTGTGACGTACGGCATTATCAAGATGCACTACGGGAACATCAAGGTCAAATCCAATGCCGACCCGCAGGCAGGACCGACGGGGACAACGTTCACCATTACCCTTCCCCGTATGAATCAAAAAGGATAAGGATTGACGATGGTTTGTTTGATACACCGTTGCGGTCATTGATATGAGATTCGGATGTTTATTATTTTATGTATAGACCCCGAAACCGGTTCAGGGTGACGTACATGCGATCACGTCGTCATGCAGAACCCGTTTCGGCATCTATCCTATATGTCGAACCATATAAAATCGCCTGTATGAAAACGGAAACTCCGGGATTATCTTTTTAATAGAGGTCTGGTGAAAACACCGCACGTGTGGATTTTAGCTGTCAAGGGTCGTCATGAAGTGCCGATTCACATGCCTTTGACAGCAATAAAACAATACATTTCAACACCAGGCGCGTGAAAAAAAGACTTTTTCACCGCCCCCATAATGCATCATTAAAACTAAAAGGTCAGGAATAATGGAAACTCCCCGTACACAGAAAAAGATACTCATTGTCGATGACGATATCGATCTTCTGCTCCAGCTCAGACTCCAGCTCGAAGCGGCCGGATTCGAGGTCATCAGTGCCGAAAGCAAAACCGAGGCAGAAAAAATTCTAAAAGATACCAGACCCGATATGGCAATTGTCGATCTCATGATGGAGCACATGGACGCCGGCTTCACTCTCAGTTACCACATCAAGAAAATCGACCCGTCGATTCCGGTGATCATGGTTACCGCGGTCACACGGGAAACCGGCCTCGAATTCGATGTGAGCGGAGGCGAAGACCAGGTATGGCTCAAAGCCGATGCGATCCTCGCAAAACCCATCAGGTTCGAGCAGCTCCAGCGTGAAATCAGCCGGCTGTTGAAGGGATAAAGCGGATGGAAAACATTCGGATACTCATCACCGACGACGAGCCCGGAATGCGCATGGCAGTTGTGCGCACGCTGCGTGATTACAAGGTAAAGCTCCCCGATGTGGAAGTGGAGGTCAGTTTCACGATAGACGAGGCTTCCAGCGGAGAAGAAGCGCTTGAGAAGATCAATACCATCCACCCGCACATTCTTCTCCTCGATTACAAGCTCCCCGGCATGAGCGGGCTCGAGGTGCTCGAAAAAATCGAGCCCAGAAAAAACGAACTGCTGACCATCATGATCACAGCATATGCATCGCTCGAAACAGCGATAACGGCAACCAAGCGGGGCGCCTATGACTTCCTTCCGAAACCGTTCACACCGGAAGAGCTCAAGCATGTCATCCGTAAAACCGCGGGTCGGTTCATCCTCATAAGCCAGGCCCGCAAGCTGGCCGAGGAAAAACGCAAGGTCCGTTTCCAGTTCATTTCGGTGCTCGCCCATGAATTGAAAGCTCCCCTCGCGGCGATAGAAGGCTACCTCCAGATCATGAAAAGCCACACGGTCGGCGACAACATCACCGGGTATGACCAGGTCATCGACCGGAGCATGGTTCGTCTCGACGGGATGCGCAAGCTCATTGTCGATCTTCTCGACATGACCCGTATCGAGTCGGGCGAAAAACAGCGCGAGCTCACCGAGATCGATATCAGGGATGTCGCCAGAACCGCCATGGAAACGGTTCTTCCACAGGCCAGCGAACGCTCAGTCACGATAGCCCTCCATGCGGACAAACCGGTAACCATGATGGCCGACCGCGGGGAAATCGAAATCATCCTCAACAACCTCGTCTCCAACGCGGTCAAGTACAACAGGGACAACGGGAAGGTCGACATAACCATTACCGGGCGGAACGGCACGGTCACCATCATCGTGGCGGACACCGGTATCGGACTGACGAAGGACGAGGCGGACAAGCTGTTCAACGATTTCGTGCGTATCAAAAACGAGAAAACCCGCACCATCCTCGGAAGCGGGCTCGGCCTGTCCATTGTCAAAAAGCTCGCGCTGCTCTACAACGGCGATGCAGTGGTTTCGAGCGAACCGGATGTGGGAAGCACCTTCACGGTGACGTTGAGGAAAGGATAAAAGACAGGCATAAGGCAAAAGGCAGAAGGCATAAGTAAAAAGAAAGACAGGGACTAAGGGACTGAAGCTCTGAGGGACTAAGTGAAAAGACCCGCACCGCACCACCCTTAACTCACCCCTGTGTTCCCTCTCTAACCTTTAGAGGGGGGAACCGGACGATCTTTCTATACCCGTGCGCTTTTTCTTTGTCCCCTGTCCCTCTGTTCCTTTATTCTTTTTCACTTTTACCTTTTGCCTGTCTTTAATCTTTCTTTCTTGTGCCTGCTTTTACTGCCTTACAGCTTTCATTCTCTCCGTTCGCTCTCGGGTATGTGCATGAGCATGATCGAGCAGTGCCCGAACCGCTCCGTTCCCATGTCGCCGTCATAATCGTAGAACGCGCCGTTCCAGACCATGAAGAGCTTTCCGCCGGTGTCATCGAGCCTGAACGAATACGACCCGGCGGGTACATAGCCGTACTTCCCGTAATAATACGGGAACATGAAGGCGAGCACCTTTTTCGTCCCGGTTTTCGTGTCGTACTGGACAACGGGGGAGCCGTTCTTTTCCGACATCACCTGGTAGTAGATGTACCGGCCGCCGGGGCTCCGTTCCATGGTGCATGTATACCTGCTGTCTCCCGGCCAGTTGAGTCCCCGGTCGACGATCGTGTCATGATCGGGATCGAAGCTGAACAGCTCGCCGTCGCTGGTCACACCCCAGAAGAGACCGTCCGGCCCCCTGTCGCGGGTCTGGGCGCGCATGTGATCGAATGCGCCTGTCCGGGCGTTTTTCGGCATGCTGCTGTTCATGCGGGAAAAACGGTTTTTGTACGGATCGTAGCGGATCATGTGATGTTCGGTGTCGGAATCATCGGCATTCGTCGTGTATACCATGCCGGTTACGGTATCGAGGAGTATCGCCCGGTTGAACCAGCTCATCGACGGGGGAAGATAACCGGCCCAGAGCGTTTTCTGCCCGTTGATGTCCCATGCAAGGAACTCGTTGAACAGGCTCACCGCATAGAGCATCCCCCGCTTTGTGTCCACACGGTGGTACGGCCATGATGTCCGCGGCAGAGGAGCGCCGTAATCGACATAATCGCCGGTCGCCATGTCATAGCTGAAAATATGGCCGCCGTCGTATCCGGTCGCATAATCGTCCTCTGAGGGTTCGGGGAATTTCCCCCAGTATGTGCAGAACCAGATATGGGGTCGCGGCAGGTCGCTGCTCCGGTATATGTCGAGCCAGCCGTGGATGATGCCATCGCCGAACTGCCTGTCCGTCCGTTCGAGCGAGCGGTTGAGTTCGGGAAGACACCGTACGGTTCGTGTCGCGGGGTCGTATTCGACGAGATAGAGGTGGGCATCATACGCCCCGTGGTCGGCGACGCCGGTAAAGAACTTTCCGGTCGGTTGATCGAAGGCCGACTGGCAGTAGTTCCCCCACCATCCCGATTCGAACTGGTTGTTGTACACCGCAAGGAACTTCGGCTCGACAGGGATGATGACGAATTCAATTTCCGGCGGTGTCAGGGCCACAGTGAAGTCTTTGTTCGCGGAGCGTTCAAAGGCTTTTGGAACACGGAGCATCGCGCTGTCGCAGTCGACCGCCACTGTGGCGGTATAGAGCATATTACGTTTGTCCATTCGCTCCGCCATCTGTTTTCGCTTCCGTTCCTGTTCGCAGGGGACAGAAGGCTCTTTCGGCTGTCGGGCGCCTTTGTAAATAATTCCACAGTATCCGACCCTTCCCTGGCCGGCAGTCCGGGTAAAGGGTGTTCCCGTCGAAGAATTATCACATCCCGTGAATACGGCCGATACCATGCAGACAGTTAAGATGATGTGTTTCAATGGATGAATATTCATACTTATGCTCCTCAGCGGTATAATAATTATACTGTGTTTTTCAACAAATCTATTGTTTTTTATTTTTTTGTTGCATTATTTATAATTGAGGCGATTTTTTTCACGATAGTATTATATTTGAAAGGTTTTTCGCAAAAAGTGGAAAAAAATATTGCTTGACAAAAACTTTTTACCATAGTAAATTTACTCTTATAGAGAATGGTTTTACTTATGGAGGGTACACTATGTCTAGCCTGAGATTTGGTCGTGTGCAGATGAGAATCATGCAAGTCCTGTGGAATTACAAGGAGGCAAATGCACGCGAAATTACCGATGAACTTAACAAGATTGAGCCGATTGCACACAGTACCGTGCAGACATTGCTCAGAAAACTGGAGCAAAAGAAGGCTATCGATCATAAGATCGATAACCGCACCTTTATTTTTTACCCGCTCGTAAAATCGGAAAATGTCACCCAGAGCGCTTTACACGATTTCATCGACCGTATTTTTGCCGGCTCGCCGGGCGGGCTTGTTTCCTATCTCCTCAAGCATGAAAATATTCCTCCGGAAGATTTGAAGAAAATCCGTGATCTGATAAATCAGAAGGAGAAGTGATCATGAGGGCTATGCCCGTTCTGGAATGGCTCATGAACATGTCAAACATCTTTGTCATGGTCAGTGCCAATCTGATGGTTCAGTCAACTATCATAATAACATTCGGATTATTCGTCGTTTATGCTTTGAGGCACAAGAGCGCGGCGATTCATTCGCTTATCTTCCGGATGTTTCTTGCCGCGGTTTTTCTCTGCCCGCTCGTGTCTCTGACCATCGACAGCATGGGTATACAGACCTTTAAGCTGACTGTTCCCACGGCATCCCTTACATTCACGAAATATGATTCCCCACAGGTTCACTCCGGACAGGCCGATGGCATCGGTCCGCGGCACAGTATGTCCGACCGTCCATTGATCAGCTCATTTCTGGAACGGGAAACCGACATCGGATCACCCGTACATCCCTTAGAATCCCTCACGGGCATAAACCAGGGGAATTGGAACGGACGCGGATCATCGGAACGCGGAGAGCCGTGGCGCGCCATATTCTATATGGTTCTGACCGTTGTATGGACAGGATTTTCACTTTTTCTGCTCATCAGGCTTGCCTTTTCTTACTTCCGGATACTGTATGTGCGGAATTCCGCGGTCGAAGCGGAACCCGGCATCATCGCGGAAAGCGAAATCATCGCTTCCGAGCTCGAAATCGACAGGCCGGCCATCCTTCAGAGCGGTCTGGTAAACAGTCCCTTCCTCACCGGTATATTCAAACCCGCTGTGCTGCTGCCCGAGGGGATCACCATAACCAGAGAGATTCTCCTCCACGAGTTTGCGCACCTTGTCCGCCGCGACT
The window above is part of the bacterium genome. Proteins encoded here:
- a CDS encoding 4Fe-4S binding protein; translation: MSRKCTTNFSGNRSVKRATTSCILTTTPVRKCCCKEKQGYTLRTKSFVTTIKERCRVCYTCVRECPAKAILISDGQAEIISERCINCGNCVKVCSQGAKQVISSIDEVWKLLTSGSDTVACVAPSFPAEFDRISPKQLVGMIRKLGFSYVTEVAFGADLVADRYRKLLAENHGKRYISTTCPALILYVEKYHPDLVKYLSPIVSPMVAMARALRSTYSKDMKIIFIGPCIAKKMEAASIHLHNEIDAVLTFKELREMFAEAKITSDMVKPFDFDPPHASLGSLFSISRGLLQSAQISEDLVTGRVVATDGRQNFVDAIKEFGSGDLNAELLEVLCCHGCISGPGISSQAPLFSRRSQVSKFVRDYITKRDHQQWLAEMAGYSDLDLSRTFTANDQRIPVRDEEEISKILAKMGKYTFQDELNCGACGYETCREHAVAIYKGLAEIEMCLPYTIEELRTTIKKLAVSNEQLADTQEALMHSEKLASMGQLAAGVAHEVNNPLGVVLMYAHLLRDENNENPKLRDDLTLIAEQADRCKKIVAGLLGFARENKVTLEETDINDLVERSLITVPTPENITIRFLREVENPITDLDRDQIIQVLTNVIGNAYAAMPDGGELTITTRGSETSVEFIISDTGIGIPKENLSKIYEPFFTTKQLGKGTGLGLAVTYGIIKMHYGNIKVKSNADPQAGPTGTTFTITLPRMNQKG
- the nuoE gene encoding NADH-quinone oxidoreductase subunit NuoE: MNNDMKPIFAKFPNAQRDDLIPILQEVQEKKGFLSREDVVSIGKYLKLPASKIYGVATFYNQFRFQPRGQYNIQLCRGTACHVKGSEKVLDAVKRELNIAPGETTRDGVFSLEVVACIGACGLSPVISINGEFYAGVTQDKVKVIIDSYRGKAEEHDSEN
- a CDS encoding response regulator yields the protein METPRTQKKILIVDDDIDLLLQLRLQLEAAGFEVISAESKTEAEKILKDTRPDMAIVDLMMEHMDAGFTLSYHIKKIDPSIPVIMVTAVTRETGLEFDVSGGEDQVWLKADAILAKPIRFEQLQREISRLLKG
- a CDS encoding [FeFe] hydrogenase, group A, with product MVKIEVNNKVIEAEDGETILTAIRRAGIRVPTLCHMENLFPSGACRMCVVEVEGQRNLVPSCAFPVAEGMKIRTHSPRVVNARKTIIELLLAAHPDDCLYCSRSGSCELQQLAEEFGVSQRRFSGEKNIYHIDTSNLSIIRDPSKCILCGRCVRVCEEIQGVSAIDFAGRGNKTTVETAFRSGLNVSSCINCGQCIAVCPTGALTEQSHITAVLDALNDPDKYVVVQHAPSISVTLAEEFGLKPGADINGIMVTALRQLGFNRVFDTSFSADLTIMEEASELVNRIATGGKLPMMTSCSPGWIKYVEQFYPDFIDNLSTCKSPQQMLGALIKHYFADREGISPDSIFSVSVMPCTAKKFEAARPEMLHESIPDVDAVLTTRELAKIIRMRGIDLFSLEPDTADTPFGVRSTAGKLFGATGGVMEAALRTAYFLLTGSEMSDYKIPDIRGLKGRKEIHLTIGDRTLGFAVVNGLANARLLLEEIRAGRSDIHFIEVMTCPGGCISGGGQPRSTDSKAVRMRMQKLYNIDRDERIHFSHRNPDVQKMYDEFLGKPLGEKSHDLLHTHYHTRQEVLL
- a CDS encoding NADH-quinone oxidoreductase subunit NuoF, whose product is MTQKTDIWKTCESCWETTGIPCPDVIGLFLENREGKTGAAQDELALLRREKVNKPVIFIGTGTCGLGAGAGKTLARIRNYLSEHALEADIIEVGCIGLCVEEPLVDIQLPGRTRVSFSKVTEDKVNSLLDGVFSGAVEKETVLGQFRQDGLKPWPDIPCIDEHPFFAPQTRWVLANCGIIDPVSIDEYIAHGGYKAFAQSINGMTPDEVCETVIKSGLRGRGGGGFPTGKKWSLTLKTPGDQKYFICNADEGDPGAFMDRAVIEGDPFRVLEGLSIAAYAIGATKAYIYTRAEYPLAIQRLRQAIEQAIKYGLLGYNILDSGFNLEIKIKMGAGAFVCGEETALINSIEGKRGMPRPRPPYPSVRGLFDCPTAINNVETLANVPPIIANGADWFGSIGTKTSKGTKVFALSGKITRTGLVEVAMGTTLRRIIFEIGGGIPGGKKYKAVQIGGPSGGCIPEQHLDVEIDYESLKAVGAMMGSGGMVVMDEDTCMVDIAKFFMDFIQRESCGKCIPCREGTKRMLETLRSITRGRGTEKGIDSLDRFRGIMQLNRLAEVIRDTSLCGLGQSAPNPVLSTLRWFRDEYEAHVFERRCPAGACVELLTYRIDPEACRGCTLCLKKCPSGAIMGAPKSPHYIIPDKCIGCGTCAQVCRFNAVKVE
- a CDS encoding response regulator, whose translation is MENIRILITDDEPGMRMAVVRTLRDYKVKLPDVEVEVSFTIDEASSGEEALEKINTIHPHILLLDYKLPGMSGLEVLEKIEPRKNELLTIMITAYASLETAITATKRGAYDFLPKPFTPEELKHVIRKTAGRFILISQARKLAEEKRKVRFQFISVLAHELKAPLAAIEGYLQIMKSHTVGDNITGYDQVIDRSMVRLDGMRKLIVDLLDMTRIESGEKQRELTEIDIRDVARTAMETVLPQASERSVTIALHADKPVTMMADRGEIEIILNNLVSNAVKYNRDNGKVDITITGRNGTVTIIVADTGIGLTKDEADKLFNDFVRIKNEKTRTILGSGLGLSIVKKLALLYNGDAVVSSEPDVGSTFTVTLRKG